In Rhizobium sp. CIAT894, the genomic window CACCGTGGCAACGATCGAAGTCGACGGCAAGAAGTTCAAGGTTCTGCCGAAGGACTACCAGCTCGATCCGGTCCGTGACTTCACGATGCACGTCGATTTTCTGCGCGTCTCCGGCAACACCCAGGTGACCGTCGAAATCCCCGTTCACTTCATCAACGAAGAGAAGTCCCCGGGCATCAAGGTCGGCGGCGTTCTGAACATCGTCCGTCACGAAGTCGAAGTCCATTGCCCGGCCGACGCGATCCCTGAATTCTTCAACGTTGACCTCAACGGCAAGAAGATCGGCGACAGCATCCATATTTCGGAAGTCACCCTTCCGAAGGGCGTCACGACGGTCATCGACCGCGACTTCACGATCGCGACCATCATTGCCCCGGCTGGCGGCATTGATGAAGCTGCTGAAGGTGGAGCCGAAGCCTGATCGCTTCGACCAATTTGTAAAGCATGCGGCCCGCTTTCCCGTGAACTGGCCCCTGAAAGGTTGTCGTTCAACTTTCAGGAGCCAATTCACCGGGAAGGCGGGTTTTTCATTGCCCGAAAAAGGCCTCCGTTTCAGCAAATTTAATATATTCGTGAAAGCATGCCCCGTCAGCCGCGATGAAGCCTGCCCGAACGCGCGACAGCAAATATGGCCGGCCTGGGGGAGTAAACGGAACCATGGACAATTCCGTTGAGAACAGATTTTTTGGGATTGTTTGCGGAGCGCTGCTTGTTTTTGTCGCTCCTCTCTTTGTTCTCTTCCTTTTTCTTTCCTCGGAACGGGCCGATAAGGAAATACGCGACCATATTTCCGTTCTTCTTGTCGCCAATGCCCAGGCGCTGGCAAAGCCGCTCTGGGATCTCGATGAGGAAAGCGTCACGCAGATCAGCGCGACGGTCGTTTCCCAGGGCGCCATCGTCAAGGTCGAAGTGCGCGATCAGTCGGGTCAGCTCGACGTCAGCCAGTCCACCATTCCGCGCTCCTTCGACGGCAAGCTCGTGCAGGTGTCGCGCGCCATCATCTACAACACCGTCGACGGCCCGAAGAACCTCGGCAGCATCAGCGTTTATTATCCCGCGCTCGGCCTGTTTTCCGGCCTGAAGCAGGAAGAAGTCGTCTTCATCTCGATCTTCATCTTCGCCGTCCTGGCCGTTTTCGGCACGGCACTGATCGGCAACCGGTTCTTCGTCATTCAGCCGCTTATGCGGCTGACCGCGGCGATCGAGGCCACCCGCCAGTTGGGCTCCCGTCATCATGTCGACTGGCAGTCGAACGACGAGATGGGACGGCTTGCCCGCAGCTTCAATGAGATGCAGACAAAGCTTGAAAGCGAAGAAAAGGAGCTGAAGCTCGCCCACCGCCGCGCCACCGACATCTATAATCTGACGCCCGCCATGCTCTTCTCACTCGATGAGGAAGACCGCATCACCGCCGTCAGCGACTACTGGCTGCTTGCCACGGGTTATAACCGCGCTGCCGTCATCGGCCGCAACTTCGCCGATCTCGTCACATCGGCCACCCGCGACAAGTTCGTCAGGCGACGCCAGGCCGAAACCGGCATGACCGTCACCGTCAAGTTCGTCTGCCTGGATGGCCGCACCATGGACGTCCTCATCATGGAATCGGAGGCGGAAGCCGGCGCTCACGATCGCCTCTCGCTATCGGTCATGACCGATGTGACCGAACTCAAGGCATCCGAGGACCGCAATCACCGCCAGGCGATCACCGATCATCTGACCGGGCTCCTCAATCGCCAGGGCTTCGAAGCCGTCCTCGACAGCAAGATCGCCGCCGCCGACGCGGCCGGCCAGGAGCTTGCCTGCCTCTTCGTCGATCTCGATCGCTTCAAGTGGATCAACGACAATATGGGCCATGCCGCCGGCGACATGGCGCTGGTCGAACTTGTCGAGCGCCTGAAGACCTTTCTTGCCCCCTCCGATGAGGCAGCGCGTCTCGGCGGCGACGAATTTGCCATCTTGCTGCCGGCCAAGGACGCCGAAAAACGCGCCAGGATGATGTGCGAGCAGATCGCCTCGATCTTCGAAACGCCGTTCGCCCCCGACATGCATCTAAGTGCTTCCGTCGGCATCGCCATTTATCCGCACCATGCCGCAACCGCGGCCGAGCTGCTGCAGAAATCCGACCTGGCGATGTATGCGAAGAAGCGCGACGGCAAGAATGGCGCGCAACTCTTCGACAACGCCATGCTCGACCGCGCCCGCAGCCGCGCCGAGATCGAAGCCAATATCGAAGCCGGCCTCGTCGACAACTGGTTCGAGGCCTTCCTGCAGCCGATCGTCAATCTGAACGGTCGCGGCATTGCCGGTTTCGAAGCGCTGATGCGCCTCAACCATCCGCAGAAGGGCTTGATGCCGCCGGCCGAGATCATCAGCGTCGCCGAAGAGACGGCAAAGATCGTCCGCGTCGGCAACGTCATCATGGAAAAGGCGATCGCCAATCTCGCGAAGATTTCCCGCATATCAGGCATGCAGGATACCTATCTCGCCATCAATTTCTCGCCGCTGCAGTTCGAGCCGGCGCTGCCGGCCCGCCTTGCCGCGATCGTCGGTCGCCATGGCATCCGCCCTGAACGCATCGTCGTCGAGATCACGGAAGCCGTGCTGATGCACGACAACCCGCAAATCCGCATGATCGTCACGGAGCTTCGCCATTTCGGCTGCCGCATCGCGCTGGACGATTTCGGCACCGGCTATTCGTCGCTAAGCTATCTCAACCGCTTCCCCGTCGATATCATCAAGATCGACCAGTCCTTCACCCGCGCGATCAACGATGGTGACGACGACGTGCGCCAGAAGAGCCGCATGCTGATCGAAGGCATTACCACGCTCTCGCACAAGATGAACTGCACCGTCATCGCCGAGGGCATCGAGACAGAAGAGGAATGCCGCACGCTCCACCAGATGGGGCTTGATTATGGCCAGGGCTACCTCTTCCACCGTCCGCAGCACGCTGCCGTACTCATCGAGGAACTGATGGCCTTGCAATCGGCAGTCGCACGGGCCTCTTGAACGAAGGATAAAGGAGATGATGACGATGAAAAAGCTCCTGCTTCTCGCATGCCTGGCGCTGCCCTGCACCGCCCATGCGCAAACGGTGACCTTCACAACCGAGGACTATGCCCCCTTCAACTATCGGGACGGCAAGGAGATCAAAGGCGCGACTGTCGAGCAGGTCGAAAAGATAATGGCCGCGATCGGCGTCGACTACACGATCGAGATCATGCCCTGGGCGCGCGCCTTCAGCCTTGCCCGCACCGCACCGATGACCTGTGTCTTCGTGACTGCCCACAACAGCGCGCGCGACCCCCTGTTCAAATGGGTCGAGCCGCTGCTCATGGATCGTAACATCCTGATTACCCGCAAGGGCTCGGGTGTTACCGCCGCCAATCTGGAAGAGGCGAAGAAATACACGGTCGGCACTCAGCGCGAGGATTACACAGAGACCATCCTCAAGGAGAAGGGCTTCACCAAACTCGATGTCGCCAGCGACTTCAATGCGACGCTGCGCAAGCTGCTCGGCGGGCGCATCGACATGATGCCGATCTCCGAACTCTACTTCGACAAGCTGAAGGCCGACCAGCCGGTGGAGATCGTGACCGTGCTCTCCGCCCAGCCGATGAGCATCGCCTGCGAGAAGAGCTTTCCGGACGACCTGCTCGCCAAGATGCAGGCGGCCCTGGACAAGCTGATCGCCGATGGCGACCAGAAGCAGATCTTCCAGAAATACGGCATGAACCTGTCGGAGTGACTTCGACGGACACTGCCCTTTCGACTTGACTTTGGGTTCATTTCCAGATGGTGAACGGCGGGAAGTTCTAGCGAGGGAAGACCGACCATGCTGATCATCGCAGGTCTCGGCAATCCCGGCGGCAAATACGCCGGCAACCGCCACAATATCGGCTTCATGGCCGTCGACGCCATTCATCGGCGCCACAGCTTCTCGCCCTGGTCGAAGAAGTTCAGGGCCGAAATCGCCGAGGGCGAGCTTGGCGGCGAAAAGGTGTTGCTGATCAAGCCGCAGACCTTCATGAACCTCTCCGGCGAGGCCGTCGGCGAAGCGATGCGATTCTACAAACTCCAGCCCGCCGATCTTGTGGCAATCTACGACGAACTCGACCTTCCCCAGGGCAAAGCCCGGCTGAAGACCGGCGGCGGCCATGGCGGCCACAATGGCATCAAGTCGCTGGACGCCCATTGCGGCAAGGAATACCGGCGGCTGCGCCTCGGCATCGGCCATCCCGGCGTCAAGGAAATGGTGCAGAACCACGTGCTCGGCGATTTCGCCAAGGCCGACAGGGCCTGGCTGGAGCCGCTTCTCGAGACGCTTGCCGACAATGCCGACATGCTGGTGCGAAACGAAGATTCGCAGCTGATGAACAAGATCGCGCTGGCGCTCGGCGGCAAGGCCGAAGAGGAGAAGCCGCGGAAAGACAGCAAGACGTCCGAAAAGAAGCCGGCCGGCCAGTCGCATATCCATCAGGCCCGCAATCACAATCAGCCGAAGGTGCTGGCCACCGGCCCGATGGCCGATATTCTGAAGAAGATGTTCGGTAACAAAGGCGAATGAGGCCGGTGCCGGATCAGAATTTCGCCATCCGTGCCGCCGCCGCCGGCGACCTTCCCGGGCTGGCCATGCTCTATCAGCATTTAAACCCGGCCGATCCGGTTCTCGATAAGGCCATGGCCGAAGAGCTGTTCTTGACCATCCTCGCCCAGCCGGGCATGACCGTATTCATCGGCTTTGCCGGTGATGTTGCCGCCGCCACCGCCACGCTGATCGTCGTGCCCAACCTGACGCGGAACGGCGCTTCCTATGCGCTCATCGAAAACGTCGTCACCCACGCCGATCACCGCCAGCGCGGTTATGCCGGCGCCGTCATCGGCCATGCGGTGACCGAGGCCTGGAAGGTCGGCTGCTACAAGGTGATGCTGCTTACCGGCTCGACGAATCCGGCGACGCATCGCTTCTACGAGAATTGCGGCTTCATGCGGGATAAGACCGGATATCAGATCCGCCGGCGCTGAACCCGAGTTATTCCTCCGGCTCGGTCGTGAACATCAGCGGAAAGCCCATCTCCTTGGCAAGGTCGATGCCTTCCTTAGCCTTGGTCTCGGCAATGTCCCTGGCGCAGACCACCACCACGCAGGAGCCGAGCTTGTGCGCCGTCATCATCACCTTGTAGCCTGTCTCCTCGCTCATGCGGAAGACGGACTTCAGGATCACGATGACGAATTCGCGTGGGGTATAATCGTCATTGACGAGGATGACCTTGTAGAGCTTCGGCTTGTCGAGCTTCGGCTTCACCTTGATCTTCGGTTTCAGGGCAACGTCATTGTCACTCATCGGAAAATCCACCCGTTGATGACATGGGGTCAGCAATCTTCAACACAGCCAATCAGTCGATGACAAATTTCAGTAGTCAGCCGTCGCGGCTCCAAGCTTCAAACGAGCAGAACTGCTCGCCGGCTGCGACATCGATGGGGTCAATTGCATCTGAGCGAGGACACATCCCGGTGAAATCCGCAATGCGCCGAAATCTCCGTCGCTTTTAACAATAGGTCAGCACGGATTGGTCGGCAAGTGAGCGACGCTAAAACCTCTCTAAGACTTGACCATATTGCTCCTTTATCCCATAGGCACCAGCAAGGAATTCAAGAACAGCAGGTTATAGCCATGGGCTTCAAATGCGGCATCGTCGGTCTGCCGAACGTCGGCAAATCGACCCTCTTCAACGCGCTCACCAAAACGGCGGCGGCACAGGCGGCGAATTATCCCTTCTGCACCATCGAGCCGAACACCGGCGAAGTCGCCGTGCCCGATCCGCGCATGCGCAAGCTTGCCGACATCGCCAAGTCGAAGGAACTGATCCCGACCCGCATCTCCTTCGTCGACATCGCCGGCCTGGTGCGCGGCGCATCGAAGGGTGAAGGCCTCGGCAACCAGTTCCTCGCCAATATCCGCGAAGTCGATGCCATCGTCCATGTGCTGCGCTGCTTCGAAGACAGCGACATTACCCATGTCGAAGGCCGCATCAATCCCGTCGCCGATGCCGAGACGATCGAGACCGAGCTGATGCTCGCCGACCTCGAAAGCCTGGAGCGCCGCACCGAGCAGACGCGCAAGCGCGCCACCAGCAAGGACAAGGATTCCATGGCGATGCTGCCGATCATGGAAGCGTCGCTGAAGCTGCTCAATGAAGGCAAGCCGGTGCGCACACTGCTGTCGACGCTGGATGCCGAGGAAATCGCCATCCTCAAGGGGCTCAACCTTTTGACCTCGCATCCGGTGCTCTACGTCTGCAACGTCGCCGAGGCCGAGGCTTCGACCGGCAATGAATTCACCGAGGCCGTCGCCGCCATGGCCAGGGAACAGGGCGCCGAAACCGTCGTCATCTCGGCGGCGATCGAGGCTGAGGTGGCCCAGCTTCCCGAGGAGGAGGCCAAGGAATTCCTCTCCGCCCTCGATCTTGATGAGGCCGGTCTCGACCGGCTGATTCGCGCCGGCTACAAGCTGCTCCACCTCATCACCTATTTTACCGTCGGTCCGAAGGAAACGCGCGCCTGGACGATCGAGCGCGGCACGAAGGCGCCGCAGGCCGCCGGCGTCATCCATTCCGATTTCGAGCGCGGCTTCATCCGCGCCAACACCATCGCCTATGACGACTACATCAAGTTCAACGGCGAAGTCGGCGCCAAGGATGCCGGCAAGGCGCGCGACGAAGGCAAGGAATACGTCGTCCAGGACGGCGACGTCATCCACTTCCGTTTCAATACCTAAATAAAGGACCGCTGCCGCCTCAACCCGGCGGCAGCCTGTTTGCGATTGCCGGCGGCAGTGCGCGCAGCACCTGCCGTCGAAGCGGCATCCAGCCGGTGCCGATGATCAATACGATCGCGCCGACGACAATCAGCGTCGTGAAGATATAGGTGTCGACCGTGGCGCTCCCGTGCCGGAAGACGCTGAAGATCGCAACGCCGAGCGACAGCAGCCCCGACGTGACGAAGGCGCGGCGGTCGATGACGAGGCCGATCAGCATCAGCACCGCCACCGTCGCGACGACCACAGGCGTCCGGGCCGACATATTCGTCGGATCAAAGATACGGCCGCCTTCCCCGAGAGACAGCAGTGAAACAGTGCTGTAGAGCAGCGCCGGCGCCGCGCCGAGGTGCAGCCAGAAAGCGATGTCCGACCGAGTCGTCCGGCGCAGCCGGTCGCCGAGGTCGAAGTAGAGCGCCGTCGCGAAGAGGCCGAGCGCGCAGACGAGAGAAACCGCAGCCAGCACCGCAAGATGGTCGACGAAAAATGCGGGGTTGCCGCTGAGCCATTGCACCAGGCGCAAAAGCAGGGTGAGCACGAAGGCAAGCGTCGACATGATCGAAAGCGCCAGCGCCAGGGGCACACGATAGCGGGCATAGTAGACGCCGAGAAGAATCGGGAAGCCGGCAACGAACTGTGTCAGATCAGCCCCGATTTCGGAGGTCCAGGGCGTGAGGACGCGGGACATCAGCAAAAATATCCAGCAGAACAGCGCGATCGTCAGGCTGACGGCCGGCAAGGCGAGCCGCTGGCGGTGCACCAGGATTTCCGAAAGCACGATGATGGCGGGCGGCACCGCGTAAAGCGGCGCAAGACCCCAGAGGCCGACGAGCGCCACGATAACGCCGATGGTGATGAGCACATCGTGGAAGCCTCGCACGAAACGCGGCGTCTCCGTATCCGACCAGGCCTGCTCCTCGGCGGCGATGACAGGCGCCCCGGCGACGGCCACGCCGCGCTCGATGAGGAAAGGCAAAAGGCTCCCGCCCGCTTCCGGTGAAATCAGCTCTCGGCGCACCGCCTCGTCTAGGATCGACTTTAGTTCCGTCATAGCCGGTTATCTCCCCGGAATCGTTTGAGCCCGCGCGGATGCTGTTGTAAGCACTAGAGCATGATGCCGAAAAGTGTAAGCGGTTTCCGGCGACATCATGCTCTAACTCTTTAATGTAGAACAGAATTCAGATTTTAGGCCGACCGGCCTAAACATCCTGTTCTAGGCGCTGCATATGGCGGGGGAACGAATGTCGGTAGAAAAGCTGTCTTTCGAGGATTTTGAACCCGGACGCCGTTTCCCTCTCGGCCCCAAGCTGGTGCTTGCCGAAGAAATCATCGAATTCGCCAGCGAATTCGACCCGCAGCCGATGCATGTCGATGAGGCCGCCGGCCGCGCCAGCATTCTCGGGGGGCTTGCCGCCTCCGGCTGGCATACGTCTGCGATGCTGATGCGCATGATGGCAGACAGCTATATCCTGCACGCGCTCTGCGAGGGGGCGCCGGGCATCGATCTGATGGAATGGCGAAAGCCGGTGCTGGCAGGCGATACGCTGCAGGGCCACTCGACCGTACTCGAAGCCCGGCCGATGCGCTCGCGTCCCGGCATCGGCATCGCCAAGTTCCGCCACGCGCTGGAAAACCAGCGCGGCGAGCTTGTTTGTCTCTCGGAGAATTCGGTCATGATCCGCATGCGCGCCGCGCCGGGCATTCCCATGAGCCCGGAGGCATTGGCATGAGAATGTCCGAACTTTACGCCGTCGGCGAAAAGGCCGAGATCGGCAGCTACACCTTCACCGAGGAAAACATCATTCGTTTTGCTGGACGCTACGATCCGCAGCGTTTTCACATCGACAAGGAAGCGGCCAAAGATACTCTCTTCGGCGGCCTTTGCGCCTCGGGCTGGCACACCACCGCCGCCTGGATGCAGACTTTCCTCGCCTTCTGGAAAAGCCAGGCCGTCGCGCTTGCGCAAAAGGGCCTGACGGCGCCGAACCTCGGTCCCTCGCCGGGCTTCCAGAAACTGCAATGGCTGCGGCCGATCTTCCCGGGCGACGTCGTGACCTATTCCGTCGCCCTCCTCTCCAGCCGGCCGCTCGCGTCGCGGCCGGGCTGGCACCTCAACACCATCCTCTGCGAGGGCGTCAATCAGAACGGCGATCCCGTCATGCGCTTCGAAAGCGGCGTGCTGGAATTCGACTGACGCGGGCGTAGGATCCTGCTCAGTGGCCGGAGAATTCGACCAGCGTGTGCACGTTGACACCGAGCTCTTCCAGCTTCCTGCGGCCGCCGAGATCCGGCAGGTCGATCACGAAGCAGGCACCCACCACCTCCGCGCCGATCTGACGCAGCAGTTTCGTCGCGCCGACGGCCGTGCCGCCGGTGGCGATCAGGTCGTCGACCAGGATCACCTTCTCGCCGGGCTGAACCGCATCGCGGTGCATCTCCATTTCGTCGACGCCATATTCCAGACTATAGGCGATGCGCACGGTGTCGTGCGGCAGCTTGCCCTTCTTGCGGATCGGCACGAAGCCGGAGGAAAGCTGATGCGCCACCGCACCGCCGAGGATGAAGCCGCGCGCCTCCATGCCGGCGATCTTGTCGATCTTCGTGCCGGCATAGGGCTGTACGAGTTCGTCGACTGCCCGGCGGAAAGCCCGCGGGTTGCCGAGCAGCGTGGTAATGTCGCGGAAGATGATGCCGGGCTTGGGGTAGTCTGTAATGGAGCGGATGCTGGCCGCAAGCTCCGAAGTCGTATTGTCCATGGAAAGTCCGTATTCTGCTAAAGCATGTCGCGCAAAGTGTGGAGCGGTTTTGCGCCGACGACATGCGCAAAACCAAAACCTAAAGTGTGGGCCAAGCGAATCTGCAAGATCGCGACGCGCTTTAGGGCAAGAAACTGGCCGCACTCTATCAATTGCCAGGGGCGGAACCAACAAAAAAGGCGGCCGAGGCCGCCTTTTGAATGTTCGTCGGGAAAGCTCAGTGATCCTTGTTGGCGTAGACCGAGCGCTTCGTCAGGTAGATCAGCAGCGTGAAGATTGCCAGGAAGATCATGACCATGAAGCCGGTGCGCTTGCGCTCCTCGAGATGCGGCTCGGCGGCCCACATCAAGAAGGCGGAGACATCTCTCGAATACTGGTCGACAGTCGCCGGCGCGCCGTCGTCATAGGTCACCTGGCCGTCGGAGAGCGGCTTCGGCATGGCGAGAACGGCAGCGGCATGGAAATACGGGTTATAGTGCCCACCCTGCGGCACCTGGAACCCGGCCGGCGGCTCTTCATAGCCGGTCAGCAGCGCGTGGATGTAATCCGGGCCGTTTTCCTGATACTGCGTGAAGATGTCGCCGACAAAACGCGGGAAGCCGCGCTCGACTTCGCGGGCCTTGGCGATCAGCGAAAAGTCCGGCGGAACCGCACCATTGTTGGACGCGGCGGCGGCTTCGGCATTGGCGAAAGGCGCCGGGAAGTGGTCGGAAGGGACCGCCTTTCGGGTAAACATCTCGCCGGCCGCATTCGGCCCGTCCTGGACCTCGTAGTTTGCGGCGAAAGCCTTCACCTGCGCCTCGGAATAACCAAGCTCGCCGAGCATGCGGAACGGCACCAGGTTCATCGAATGGCAGGCGGAACAGACTTCGGTGTAGACCTTGAGGCCGCGCTGAAGCTGAGCCTTGTCGTAATGACCGAACGGACCGGCAAAAGTCCACTCTTCCTCCTTAGGCTCCTTCAGCGGATAGTGCGGCGTCGCGCCTTCCTCGTGATGGGCCGCGGGTGCTGCTCCGTTCGCGGGCGCCGCTTCCTCAGCGAGGGCGGCGCTGCCGAGAAGAGCCGCGAAGGCGAGCGGCAGAATGCTTGCAACAAGCGTTTTCATATTTCCGTTTCCTTCCGTCGCTCGCTTACGCATTGGCCGCCGCACCGGCGGCTGCTGTCTTGTTGCGCTTTTCGAGCACCGCTTCGGTGATCGAGTTCGGGATGCGGCGCGGCGTTTCCACCAAGCCAAGAACTGGCATCGCGACCAGGAAGAAAGCGAAGTAGAGCAGCGTGCAGATCTGCGAGATCGTCGTGAACAAGCCTTCCGCCGGCTGCGAGCCGAGCCAGCCGAGTATGATCGCATTGATCACGAACAGCCAGTAGAAGAGCTTGTACCAGGGACGGTAGACGGCCGAGCGAACCTTGGAGGTGTCGAGCCAGGGCAGGAAGAACAGCACGATGATCGCACCGAACATCACCAGCACGCCGCCGAGCTTGGAATCGATCGGGCCGACATTGAAGGTGATCGAACGCAGCATCGCATAGAACGGCAGGAAGTACCATTCCGGAACGATGTGGGCGGGCGTCTTCAACGGGTCGGCCGGAATGTAGTTGTCGGCATGACCGAGGAAGTTCGGCAGGTAGAAGACGAAATAGGCATAGACCAGCAGGAAGATCGAGACGCCGAGCGCATCCTTCATCGTCGCATAGGGCGTGAAGCGCACCGTATCGGTTTTCGTCTTGACCTCGACGCCCGTCGGGTTGGTCTGGCCGGTGACATGCAGCGCCCAGATATGCAGGACGACAACGCCGGCGATCATGAAGGGCAGCAGGTAATGCAGCGAGAAGAAGCGGTTCAACGTCGGCTGATCGACGGCAAAGCCGCCAAGCAGGAACTGCTGGATCCATTCGCCGACCAGCGGGAAGGCCGAGAAGAAGCCGGTAATGACGGTCGCGCCCCAGAAGGACATCTGCCCCCAAGGCAGAACATAACCCATGAAGCCGGTCGCCATCATCAGCAGATAGATGACGACGCCGAGGATCCAGAGGATTTCGCGCGGCGCCTTGTAGGAACCGTAATAAAGACCGCGGGCGATGTGCAGGTAGACGGCGACGAAGAAGAACGAGGCGCCGTTGGCATGCATGTAGCGCAGCAGCCAGCCGTGGTTGACGTCGCGCATGATCTTTTCAACGGAGTTGAAAGCCAGCGTCGTGTCGGCGGCATAATGCATGGCGAGCGTAACGCCCGTCAGGATCTGCACGATCAGCATGACGGCGAGCATGGCGCCGAAAGTATAGGCATAATTCAGGTTTCTGGGAACCGGATAGGCGATGAAGCTGTCATAGACCATGCGCGGCAAAGGCAGGCGCGCATCGACCCATTTCTCAAGGCCGGTTGACGGCTCGTAGCTGGAATGGCCACTCATTAATCAGTCTCCCCTCAACCGATCTTGATTTTGGTATCGGATATAAATGAAAAGGTCGGAATCGCCAGGTTCTGCGGCGCAGGACCCTTACGGATGCGGCCGGCCGTATCGTAGACCGAGCCATGGCAGGGACAGAACCAACCATTGTATTCGCCGGCCTGACCGAGCGGAACGCAGCCGAGATGGGTGCAGGTGCCGATCATGACGATCCAGTTTTCCTTGTCCTTGCCGCCGGAACGGTCGACACCGGTTGCCTGAGCTTCAGGCGGAAGGTTCGCATTGCGGGCGATCGGATCCTTGAGATCCGCCAGCGGAACATCGGCGGCAGCCTTCACTTCCTCAGGCGTACGATTGCGGATGAAGATCGGCTTGCCGCGCCACTTGACCGTCAACGACATGCCGGGCTCGAGGCTCGCAACATCGACTTCGAT contains:
- a CDS encoding cytochrome b N-terminal domain-containing protein gives rise to the protein MSGHSSYEPSTGLEKWVDARLPLPRMVYDSFIAYPVPRNLNYAYTFGAMLAVMLIVQILTGVTLAMHYAADTTLAFNSVEKIMRDVNHGWLLRYMHANGASFFFVAVYLHIARGLYYGSYKAPREILWILGVVIYLLMMATGFMGYVLPWGQMSFWGATVITGFFSAFPLVGEWIQQFLLGGFAVDQPTLNRFFSLHYLLPFMIAGVVVLHIWALHVTGQTNPTGVEVKTKTDTVRFTPYATMKDALGVSIFLLVYAYFVFYLPNFLGHADNYIPADPLKTPAHIVPEWYFLPFYAMLRSITFNVGPIDSKLGGVLVMFGAIIVLFFLPWLDTSKVRSAVYRPWYKLFYWLFVINAIILGWLGSQPAEGLFTTISQICTLLYFAFFLVAMPVLGLVETPRRIPNSITEAVLEKRNKTAAAGAAANA
- the petA gene encoding ubiquinol-cytochrome c reductase iron-sulfur subunit; protein product: MSEHVTTSEASTEPTRRDFLYLTTGMAGAVGAVSVAWPFIDQMRPDASTLALASIEVDVASLEPGMSLTVKWRGKPIFIRNRTPEEVKAAADVPLADLKDPIARNANLPPEAQATGVDRSGGKDKENWIVMIGTCTHLGCVPLGQAGEYNGWFCPCHGSVYDTAGRIRKGPAPQNLAIPTFSFISDTKIKIG